From Aptenodytes patagonicus chromosome 1, bAptPat1.pri.cur, whole genome shotgun sequence, one genomic window encodes:
- the AMER2 gene encoding APC membrane recruitment protein 2 → MDSHCDCAEPPAAEQPSGRINKTAFKLFKRRKSGGTMPSIFGVRSKGGEGKGASKAGMVRSRTHDGLADAVLESSKKEEPGGGDPQSKEAQGRPAGSLGVSPGSSVAKSHSFFSLLRKNGRPENGKAESADQRAGGRQKKGLKGIFSSMRWHKKDKNGKEERGETSEIQSGLIMPGSLTASLECIKEETPKPLSETPNSAGDIGLEPPREKRSGEAHASAEEPEAGGGESRDSSPLPGEDPAAAGRRPEELCRERQDPGAGEVGTAKDAAITGCGDIIADHEEDVGGGSGGCEKSAPGAGKLGASKKHPTMLAYQGGGEEMASPDQVDDTYLQEFWDMLSQTEETQTEGGGGGGGTKKPEGLKENRGTEGAQNRVVVKRGGLHQIPIHLNHKEEQKGREKEQHEGVPNSDEGYWDSTTPGPEEDVSTSIQKETIPRDSYSGDALYDLYTEPDENPPAGPTDEEVTCVPRSKPVSPITTTCSLKTPSSTLKDSKIPISIKHLSSHPASLHGADASNSHHVAHHHLAKSEMHRTKIPVSKVLVRRISNRGLAGTTVKTAMYQDSAKK, encoded by the exons ATGGACTCGCACTGCGACTGTGCCGAGCCTCCGGCCGCCGAGCAGCCGTCGGGGAGGATTAACAAAACCGCCTTCAAACTGTTCAAGAGGAGGAAATCCGGGGGCACCATGCCGAGCATCTTCGGGGTGAGGAGCAaaggcggggaggggaagggcgcCAGCAAAGCGGGGATGGTGCGGAGCCGGACGCACGACGGCTTGGCCGACGCCGTGCTGGAGAGCAGCAAGAAGGAGGAACCGGGCGGCGGCGACCCGCAGAGCAAGGAGGCGCagggccggccggccggcagcCTCGGCGTCTCCCCCGGCAGCTCGGTGGCCAAGTCGCACAGCTTCTTCTCCCTGCTGAGGAAGAACGGCAGGCCGGAGAACGGCAAGGCGGAGAGCGCGGATCAGCGGGCTGGCGGCAGACAAAAGAAGGGGCTGAAAGGGATCTTCAGCAGCATGCGATGGcataaaaaggacaaaaatggcaaggaggagaggggggaaaccTCGGAGATTCAGTCGGGTCTTATTATGCCGGGGTCTTTGACTGCCAGCCTGGAGTGCATCAAAGAGGAGACGCCAAAACCTTTGTCTGAAACTCCGAACAGCGCAGGAGACATCGGGCTGGAACCGCCGCGGGAGAAGCGCAGCGGCGAGGCGCACGCCTCGGCCGAGGAGCCCGAAGCGGGAGGTGGGGAGTCGCGGgacagcagccccctccccggggaggaCCCTGCCGCCGCTGGAAGGCGACCCGAGGAGCTCTGCCGCGAGCGACAGGACCCGGGCGCCGGAGAGGTTGGGACTGCGAAGGATGCGGCCATAACAG GCTGCGGAGATATTATTGCGGACCATGAGGAGGATGTGGGCGGCGGGAGTGGCGGCTGCGAGAAGAGCGCCCCTGGGGCCGGCAAGCTGGGTGCCTCCAAGAAGCACCCCACCATGCTGGCCtaccagggaggaggggaggagatggCCAGCCCGGACCAGGTGGACGACACCTATCTGCAGGAGTTCTGGGATATGCTGTCGCAGACAGAGGAGACCcagacagaaggaggaggaggtggaggagggacAAAGAAGCCCGAGGGGTTGAAGGAGAACCGAGGTACCGAGGGGGCCCAGAACAGGGTGGTGGTAAAACGTGGTGGCCTCCACCAGATCCCCATTCACCTCAACCACAAAGAGGAGcagaagggcagggagaaggagcagcATGAAGGAGTCCCAAACAGCGACGAGGGCTACTGGGATTCCACCACCCCTGGTCCCGAGGAAGATGTTTCCACAAGCATCCAGAAGGAGACCATTCCCAGGGACAGCTACAGCGGGGATGCTCTCTACGACCTCTACACCGAACCGGATGAGAACCCACCAGCGGGGCCTACGGATGAAGAGGTCACCTGTGTGCCACGCTCCAAGCCCGTGTCTCCAATAACGACCACGTGCTCACTGAAAACACCCTCAAGCACACTGAAGGACTCCAAGATACCCATCAGCATTAAACACCTTTCGTCGCATCCTGCCAGCCTGCATGGAGCAGATGCCAGTAACAGCCATCATGTCGCACACCATCACCTGGCCAAAAGCGAGATGCACAGAACAAAAATCCCCGTCTCTAAAGTACTGGTACGCCGGATCAGTAACAGGGGCTTAGCAGGGACAACAGTGAAAACTGCCATGTACCAGGACAGTGCCAAAAAGTAG